Proteins co-encoded in one Arachis hypogaea cultivar Tifrunner chromosome 13, arahy.Tifrunner.gnm2.J5K5, whole genome shotgun sequence genomic window:
- the LOC112733634 gene encoding protein HESO1 — MSKYGMLDNVLNDILKAVTPLQEDWAVRFGIINDLRLVAESVESLRGATVEPFGSFVSNLFTRWGDLDISIELSNGSHISSVGKKHKQTLLGDLLKALRTKGGWNNLQFIINARVPILKLKRYPPGISCDISINNLQGQMKSKILLWINKIDGRFHDMVLLVKEWAKAHKINNPKTGTFNSYSLSLLVIFHFQTCVPAILPPLKDIYPGNMVDDLIGVRADVEDLIAETCDTNINRYISDKSRPKNKKSLAELFVEFLRKFAQMDSWASKMGISPHTGQWEQIKDNTRWLPKTYAIFVEDPFEQPQNTARSVSSGHLPKIAKAFLETYSILISKSQTPNSLLIYLAPPHVSRYIMKPAIPNYGGGYLHPPQPQFPRPVRPQPPPQRHPQQPPQHRIQNGSEGSSSNGSTSGGSKGSSSISRALPMQAQKRQQIWRPRIIQ; from the exons ATGAGCAAATATGGTATGCTGGACAATGTTTTAAATGATATACTTAAGGCAGTGACACCCTTGCAAGAAGATTGGGCAGTTCGATTTGGGATTATTAATGATCTACGATTAGTTGCAGAATCTGTCGAAAGCCTGAGAG GAGCAACCGTGGAGCCATTTGGGTCGTTCGTGTCTAATCTCTTTACGCGCTGGGGTGACTTGGATATCTCGATTGAGTTATCAAATGGTTCACATATTTCATCTGTTGGgaaaaaacataaacaaacattaTTGGGGGATCTTTTAAAGGCTTTGAGAACAAAAG GTGGGTGGAACAACTTGCAGTTCATAATCAATGCACGAGTTCCCATTTTAAAACTTAAACGCTACCCACCGGGCATATCTTGTGATATTTCGATTAATAACCTGCAGGGCCAAATGAAATCCAAGATACTACTTTGGATCAACAAAATAGATGGCCGCTTCCATGATATGGTTTTACTG GTCAAGGAATGGGCCAAAGCACATAAAATCAATAACCCAAAAACTGGAACGTTCAATTCTTATTCCCTCAGTTTACTTGTAATCTTTCACTTTCAG ACTTGTGTTCCTGCAATTTTACCACCACTCAAAGATATATACCCTGGCAATATGGTCGATGATCTTATAG GTGTTAGAGCTGATGTGGAGGATCTTATTGCAGAAACATGTGATACCAATATAAACAGATACATATCAGACAAGTCCAGGccgaaaaacaaaaaatcattggCTGAACTTTTTGTTGAATTCCTAAGAAAG TTTGCTCAGATGGATTCATGGGCATCAAAGATGGGAATTTCACCACATACTGGACAATGGGAGCAGATAAAGGACAACACGAGATGGTTGCCGAAGACTTATGCGATATTT GTTGAGGATCCTTTTGAGCAGCCACAAAATACTGCAAGATCTGTCAGCAGTGGACATCTACCAAAGATAGCGAAGGCATTTCTAGAGACGTATAGCATACTCATCTCAAAGAGTCAGACTCCAAACTCTCTCCTGATCTACTTGGCACCACCCCATGTGTCGAGATACATTATGAAACCTGCTATCCCAAATTATGGTGGTGGTTACCTTCACCCACCTCAGCCTCAATTTCCAAGACCTGTACGGCCACAACCACCCCCACAGCGTCATCCTCAGCAACCACCACAGCATCGCATTCAAAATGGCAGTGAAGGATCAAGCTCCAACGGTTCAACTTCAGGTGGCAGTAAAGGATCAAGTTCAATATCGAGAGCACTGCCTATGCAGGCACAAAAAAGGCAGCAGATATGGAGGCCAAGGATCATCCAATAG